From Kitasatospora sp. MAP12-44:
AACAGCTTCTTGTTGACGCGGAAGAGCTTCTCGCGGTGCTCGCTCTCGATCCAGGCTTCTTCGTGAAACGCGAACATCCGGTCGCGCACCAGGTAGCGCATGAGGGTCCCCCGTCCAGGTCAGTGGCGTCGTGCCGCCCCAGAGCGTAGTGGGGGGACCTGACGCCCCGGACGGGGGGACCGCTCAAAAGACGATCAGAAGAGCTTCACCATGGTGCGGTGCGGGATCCCCGCGTCGTCGTAGACCGGGCCCTCGGCCGCATAACCGAGCCGCTCGTAGAAGCCCAGCGCCTGCACCTGGGCATGCAGCTCGCACTCCCGCGCGCCCAGCTCACGCCCGGCCGTCTCGATCGCCCGGACCAGCTCCGCGCCGAGCCCGGTCCCCCGGGCCGCCTTGACCACCGCGAGCCGTCCGAGCAGCACCCGGTCGGCGACGCCGGTGAGCTTCAGCGCCTCGGCGCCACTGATCAGCCGGGCGGTGCCGAGCGGCGCGCCGTCCGCGCCGACCGCGAGCAGGTGCAGCGAGGTGGCGTCCAGCTCGTCGTACTCCAGCTCCACCGGGACGTTCTGCTCCTCGACGAAGACCTCGAGCCGGACCTGGCGCGCCAGCGCGAGATCCGCGGGCTCCACGGCGACGCGGACCTCCATCAGCTCTCCGCCGAGATGACGTCCAGCGCCTTCTGCAGGTCGTCCGCGTAGTCGCTGGTGAACTCCACCCACTCGCCGTCCGACGGGTGCTCGAAGCCCAGCGAGACCGCGTGCAGCCACTGCCGGCTCAGGCCCAGCCGCTTGGCGAGCGTCGGGTCGGCGCCGTAGGTGAGGTCGCCGACGCAGGGGTGGCGCAGCGCCGACATGTGCACCCGGATCTGGTGGGTGCGGCCGGTCTCCAGCTTGACGTCAAGCAGCGAGGCGGCCCGGTAGGCCTCGATCAGGTCGTAGTGGGTGACCGAGGGCTTGCCGGCCTGGGTGACCGCCCACTTCCAGTCGGAGCTGGGGTGGCGGCCGATCGGGGCGTCCACGGTGCCGCTCAGCGGGTCCGGGTGGCCCTGGACCAGGGTGTGGTACTTCTTCACCGTCACCCGGTCGTGGAACTGGCGCTTGAGGTCGGTGTAGGCGCGCTCCGACTTGGCGACCACCATCAGGCCCGAGGTGCCGACGTCCAGGCGGTGCACGATGCCCTGGCGCTCGGCGGCCCCCGAGGTGGAGATCCGGTAGCCGGCGGCGGCCAGGTGGCCGATCACGGTGGGGCCGGTCCAGCCGGGGCTGGGGTGCGCGGCGACCCCGACCGGCTTGTCGACCAGCACGATGTCCTGGTCGTCATGGACGATCCGCATGCCCTCGACGAACTCGGCGACGATCTGCACGGGTGCGGCGGGCGCCGGGATCTCGACCTCCATCCAGGAGCCGGCCATCACCCGGTCGGACTTGCCGGCCAGGTCGCCGTCGATCCGGACCTTGCCCTCGGCGGCCAACTCGGCGGCCTTGGTGCGGGAGAAGCCGAACATGCGGGCGAGGGCGGCGTCGAGACGCTCGCCCTCAAGGCCGTCCGGTACGGGA
This genomic window contains:
- a CDS encoding GNAT family N-acetyltransferase, yielding MEVRVAVEPADLALARQVRLEVFVEEQNVPVELEYDELDATSLHLLAVGADGAPLGTARLISGAEALKLTGVADRVLLGRLAVVKAARGTGLGAELVRAIETAGRELGARECELHAQVQALGFYERLGYAAEGPVYDDAGIPHRTMVKLF
- a CDS encoding RluA family pseudouridine synthase, whose translation is MSTAAQIRTLPVPDGLEGERLDAALARMFGFSRTKAAELAAEGKVRIDGDLAGKSDRVMAGSWMEVEIPAPAAPVQIVAEFVEGMRIVHDDQDIVLVDKPVGVAAHPSPGWTGPTVIGHLAAAGYRISTSGAAERQGIVHRLDVGTSGLMVVAKSERAYTDLKRQFHDRVTVKKYHTLVQGHPDPLSGTVDAPIGRHPSSDWKWAVTQAGKPSVTHYDLIEAYRAASLLDVKLETGRTHQIRVHMSALRHPCVGDLTYGADPTLAKRLGLSRQWLHAVSLGFEHPSDGEWVEFTSDYADDLQKALDVISAES